The Bacteroides fragilis NCTC 9343 genome includes the window AAAGTTATAAATTTGCAACTAACACGTGAATAAATCTCCCCGAATGGTCGATTATTCACCGAACATTAATCGCTGAGAAAAAATATGAATAATTGGATTGCAACAGAAGGAAGCCCATTTGTCATTGTTGAGCAACAATATGCCCATCAATGGAACGGTCAAGAAGACTACAATGCTATATGTAGCGTAACAGATTACTTGGGGAAAATCTATATAGACAATCATGTCCTATTGGTAATGGGAGATGAACCGATGGCTACACGCATAGTAAATAAAGATGAAGCAATCTTAATAATTCGTTGGAAGTATGCTCCCGATTATCTAACGGTGGAAAAACTTCTGGAGAATGATATAGTAACTGGAGCAGAACCGATAGAAGAAGTTGAAGTAAAATGGGATTCTACTGAATTAGTCCTATTTGATTCTTTGTCTCCCTATTGTGAAGCATCGGTTAAAGTGTTTTTATCACTACAAAAAACATCTTGTATAATAAAAACTTATCATTACCAAAAAGACGAAGTATCTTTAATAATACATTCAATCCAATAAAGACGATTAACATGCGGCTAAACCTCCCCAGAAAAAGGTCGGTTAGCCACCAAACATTACCGATTAACAATGACAATATGAAATGGTATAAAATATACTTGAATGGAGAAAATCGAATATGGAAGAAATGTATTACATATTCGTGGGAGTTTATATATGAAGATAAAGAAATTAATTTTCAAAGAATTATAGATTCATCTTCATCGGAAAGGTATCAAATAAAAGCTCTTATCAAAGGTAAGGGGCTAATCGCTAAAAGTATATCTGGATTTGGGCAAATAAGAATGCCAGAATTTGCTGAAGTCAGCCATTTGTTTCTTGTCAGAGAAGATATATTGAATATAAACGAATTGTCCTCCATAAAAGGAATTTCTTTAAAAAGGGTTTCAGTACATGGAGATTTCCCACTTGATTATATGGCAATTATTTTTAATGAAGTAATTGATTGTGTTGACAATATTCATTCCAAACGAGAAGAATTTGAATGCATGAGTACACTTGTGTTAGATATGTCTAAAATACCTTCATCTGTAGATGGGTTCTTTTTAAAAGGGTGGAATAAATACGGTTTTTATAAAAACATTGTCAATGAAAATATGAAAATGCAATTACTTCATTTGTATAAGGCAAATGAGTTTTTAAAATTTAAAGAAATAGAAATAAATGGCACATCGGTAACAAATGGATAAATCTCCGTAAGAGAGATTATCCGCCGAACATTATCTGCCCATAAAAAGAATGAATATGAAAATAGAATTAGAAAATTGCGAAAAGAGTCTTACTCTCAAAGATTTTGAAGAAATTGAGAGTAATTTGGGTTATGTCTTGCCGAAAAGACTGAAAGAGTTCTACTTGAAATGGAACGGAGGAAAGCCAAAGCAGCAAACAATCTGTATAAACAGATATTATGAGGTGGAAATTATGCGTTTTATGGCTCTCAATACCGTAGAAGAAAAAAACTTGGCACAGCGGAGCAGTGATTCTAATTATATAAATATCCTTATTTTTGCTATATCATGGATGGGAGAAAGAATCGCAGTCAATATAACAAACGGGGCTATTTATGGGTATCCAGTTGTCGGTTTTACAGAAATTGAAGGTGCTTTTGTTTTCGGTGAACCACGGTTGATTGCAGATTCAACAGATGATTTCTTTGATAATCTCGTTGTTAAATCTGCATTGGAAGATATACTGCCTGATGCAGAAGAATGTGTTATGCCTGAACTTTCAGATTGCTCTGTTCCGTTAACAAAAGAAGATATAAAGGATTTTGAGATGGAGTTGAATATAAAGATTCCGGCAGCCATGAAGAATTTTTATCTAAAGTTCAACGGCGGTATGCCATCACCATATTGTTTTCAACCGCAGGACGAGGATTTGGATTGGGTTGAGATAAATGCGTTCTTTCCGATAAAGGAACGCACCAATGCTTTTGAAACAATTGAAGTCATAGCCAAAGATATATGGAGTAAGAATTTAATGCCATGCAACCTGTTGCCTTTTGCTATGGATTCGGGTGGAAACTATTATACGTTGAACTTGAAGAATAAAAAGATTTACTATTACTTGACTGACGAGTGGGACGAAAACGCTTCAAAAGAATACAACTTTGAAACAAATACCCGTTATATCGCCCAGTCATTCAATTATTTTATAAATCATTTTATCGAAGAAGAGGAATAAAGCGGGCAGATAACAAGCGGATGAATCGCCCCGAAAAGGTCGATTATCCACCGGACATTAGCAGTCAATAAAAAAAAGGAAGAAATGGAAAACGAAGAAGTATTAAATCAATTTGGAAAAATGTATATAGAGAGTGTGAGAGATAATAGTTTACACACTCTTGATAATATCCTTAATGGAGGTGCAAAAGCTTCATCAATAAAAAAATTGAATGAGGAACTAAAAAGTCTATCTCTTACTACCGATACCATAAAACTAATTCAGAGGATTGCGACACGGATGGTTGATGCAACTTTGCATAATACACTTTTCCTCTTTGAGCAAGAACTTGATGGCTGGCAAATTTCAAATCCAGACGAAGAGATAGATTCGATAGCCAATATTTCTGATGGCTTGTCAGGCGAACTATATTCGTCAAACGGATGGATTAAGAAATATAGTCGTTATGAAGATTGTGAATGAGACTGCTAACAAACAGCAAACCGACTGAATAAGCGGAACGCTGCCAGACATTAGTCGCTTGAAAAATAAAAAGAAAAAATATGAGTGCATTTACAGAAATAATGGAATACATTCAGACTTTTGAAAAGTATGGATGTAAAGAATATGAAAACGGGACAAAAGAATACGGTCATGCACCTTTCATTGCTCCTGAAGCATATAATTTTTGCGTCTTTGCTACGCTAAATGAAGATGATATTGTTGAGTTAGAACGAGATTTGAAAAGAGAAATTCCGTCTCAATTCCGCTCGTTTCTAATGACAGATACAAATGGATTACATCTTTTCCACCATTTCAGTTTATATGGAATGAGAAAATCTTACAACCGAGATTTAAATGCAACTCCGGCGCCTTTTGGCTTACTTGAGCCGAACATTTACGAAAAACCTAAAAATGCAAAAGACACTTATTTTTTCATAGGCGGATATAGATATGATGGTTCGAAGCTCTATATAGACTCTGAAGATGGAAAAGTTCATTTCTGTAAACGTAGAGATGCTTCATCTCTTTTAGCTTGGGATTCATTTGAGGATATGCTTTTATCTGAATCCAAAAGAATATTTACTCTTTATGATGATAGAGGTAGAATGCTTGTGCCAAGCGAAAAAACACTACCGATATAGAATTAAGCGACTAACAAACAGCACTACCACTTAAAGCGGAACGCTGTCAAACCATTAGCAGTTTAGAATTAAATATTATGGATAAAGAGCAATTCAAATCAATAGTTCATCCAGTAATGAAAGCGAATAGCTTTCGTAGAAAAGGAAATTCGTGGTATAAGACTACTGCCGAATGTATAGTTGTATTCAATCTCCAACACTCTTTGTATGGAAAGATGTTTTATATAAACTTGGCGGCTTTATTACGTAAAGGCGATGATTTATTATTTCCTAAAGAATATCAATGTGATATTAGAATGCGCTTCCCAATAATGGAAATTGAAGGGTATTCCACACAAATGATATTAGATTTAGAATCGACTATTGATGAACAGTTGCGTTCACGATTAATTGAAAATATCATAAATATTTCAATACCCATTTTGCAAAAATTAGAATCAATAGATGGGATAATTGAACTATATGGAGAAAAACCGGAACTTAATAATATTTATCCCTTTAGTTCAATTCTGTATAGGAAAGAAATGAATAACAAGTTAAAGGCTATTTAGAAAATAAACTGCTAACAAACAGCAAACCGACTGAATAAGCGGAACGCTGCAAACCATTATCCAACAAATAAAATAATAGTAAATATGGAACTAACATTGAATTTGAACTCACGTTTGCAACCCATGCACAGACATGATTTGGAAGATGCTCTTCAAGAAATTCTTGAAAAAATAAATCTGGGAGAAGTAATGGGTGGAGGAACACTACAAAATCCACAAACCGGAGAAATTGAATCTTGTGATATAGAAATTCACTTAAATGATGATAAACAAGATAGTATAAATCGTTTGGTGGAACTTGTTAATAAAATAGGTATTCCCAAAGGTTCAGCATTATTATGTATGGTACCTGAATTTAAGATAGAAGTAGGAACTTTAGAGGGATTGGCTTATTATGGCAATGGAACGGAATTGCCGGATGAAGTTTATGAGAGTTGTGACATCAATCACGTCATTGAGCAGATGACATCAGCTATGGAGAACATAGGTAGCTTTTATAGTTATTGGGAAGGGAATGAATGGACAGCTTTGTATTTTTATGGGACTTCATTTGTTGAAATGAAACAAAAAATAGAACCATTCATTGCTTCTTATCCCTTATGTCAGAAATGCCGAATAGAACAAATTGCGTAATTGGATAACATGCACCTATGCTACCTAACAGTGGAAAGCTGCATCCCATTACAGCTATGGATATAACGAATAGAATTATTGTCGCCTTACTGGAACGAATGAAAAGTAGAAACAAGAACTTTTCATTATCAAGACCTAAGTTTCATCAGTTGTTTCAAATAAATCCCGATGGCTACTTATGGTATGGCAAGAAACTGGAGCGGCATTTACTTAACAAATATGGAGAATCGGCTGATACATTGAAATATCTTGATATGTATTATTTCATTGACAATATCGTGCGGTTGTATTACATGCCTAAAAATTCAAATTCGGAGGAAAACGAGTTTGGAAAGCTATACGCTTATGGCTCCATAATAGGGTTACACCGTTGTCATATTCCAGATAAGCGAATATATCTGAACCGATTGTTAAACACTTTACTATTCTGTTGTCCGACTTCTGAAGAATATATCCGTAGATTCCGCTGGCAAAAAAACGGTATATATTACAAATCGCAGGATGTGGAAGTTCTTATTGCCGATACATTTACAGAAATACGGGAATCGGACAAACAATCAGAATCCATTGAAATAGTTGAGTCAATAGTCAATGAGACATACCGTTATCTGGTAGGCTCAAATACGGGGCTTCCATTTGTCCGTTCGGAAACTTTATTGCACTACAACCTGAACCCATCTGATTATATGTGGCTATATCAGCACGATAAGGAATTGTTTTATACTTGTCTTGATACAGCAGCATTACAGTCGGAGATTTTCAGTTACAAGTCATTTGTGTACAATTTCAACCTGTATATTCTAAAAGACGCAAATATATTGGATGAATTGTCCAGATATTCCAAATGTTATGAAGCCGTTTTAGAACTGCTTTTCAAATCCGATTCAATTATGCAGAACTCCGTTATTCGGCAAATCAAATTATGTAGAAATGAAGATACCATTAAACAGAATAACAGATTGGATGCTATTAACAAATGGTTCAACTCCCTAAACAAGATTGGTTAGCCACAGAACATTATAAATTCGTAAAATAAAATATGATTGAAGCACTGAAAAATATAGGATTCGTCGTTACAGAACGATTGGAAAGAAAAGAATTAAGCTCTGATTTACAAAATCGGTATTCCGAACTTCCTGCGGACTATCAGGAGTTTTTACAACGGTTTCAGACAATCACGAATGAAAGTGATAATGTATGGTTTAATTCCATAGAGGACTTTAACGGAGAAAGCGATAGCGGATTCCGTTGGAATGAATTTGAGCTGATGGGACTTGAGGCGTTGGCAGATGATAAGGAATCCTGTGATATGATACGCCTGTTTTGGGATAGCCATATTCCTATTCTTATGTCAGTAAAAGATGGATACCAATATTTGTGCATAGATTTATCTCCGGAAAATTACGGTAAAATCTATTATGGAGTTGAACCTGAATTTGAAGATTCGGCAGAATTTGTTTGCGATAGCTTCAATCATTTATTGGAAATGTTGTCTTCCAATGAAAAGGACGATATACTGACAAATTTCAAATAGGGTTTATAGTAAACAGAGGGACATTGTAAAATAAACAAAATGAAATATTTTAGATTTGTTTGTGAAATTAAGGCAAAGTCATCGGAGGATGTGAATAAATCCCGTGATTGTATAAATGAGGTTGGAATATACTGTGCATACTTGTCAAGAATGTATGAATATTATTTTCCTGCCACACAAACAGATAATGTTGTTTCTATAACCGTTTGTTTGATTGATAATTTACAAAAGACGAAATACCCAACGTCATGTGATATGAAGGTTGTATCAAATGTTGTAAATATCGACAAGTTCAACCAATTAACTCCCAAAGACAAGTCATTTTATATTATTGATTTATGTCAGCAGGCTATAATGTCATTAGTATATGAAATGCAATGGAATACGGAAGTTTTCGAACATACCTACGATAAAATCATAAGTATGGGTGGACTCTTCCGGGAATATTGGCGAAAGGCAAAGAGTTCGCCTAACAAGCAACTGAAAGCTCAAATATATTTTGAAGATGATTATGAGAAAGATGGTATATACATTGACTTTACTGATAAAAGAGGGAAACTTATAAAACGGGTTCAGTTTGCTCCAAAGGGTTATCAAATCTATTGCAAAGGTATCAGTGAGCTACAATGGCAAGATAATTCACACGTGATAATAAAGAGGGCTTTTGGTCATGGTTTTACAAAAACAAGTGACTATTGGATGATTGGAGTCGATGGTAGTATAGAATACCATTCTCCAAGAGTTGAAAATACAGAAATCAATACGCATGGACTTTTTGATTTAGGTATTCTCTATTGGGAAGGAAAAACAATTATGCAAAACCCCAATAAGGGGCTCGAATTAATCAAGAAAGCTGCGGATCTGAACAACAAGCATGCACAGAAATGGCTTGAAAGAAATATGAAACAAAGAACTGATAGCGAACAAAAAAACGACTGAAAAGCGGAATGCTATCAAACAGTAACATCACAAATCGCAATACATCCATAATCTTATGAATAATGTAATTGAAAAAAAAGATAGAAAACAAATTACGAAAGATTGAATACCTAATATGCCAACATACACAAGAATACTCACACCATTGCCGGATTTCATCATTTTGACGGATGAAATACTAACACAATATAATGCATCTGTTTTTCTGGAAGTAAAAAGAAATGATGCCATTATAAATAGACGTATAGTTGCCGATGATATAGCTCGTTTTGTGCGAAGTGACCGAGATAAAAACTTACATTTCTATATAACAACACTTTCGTTGGAGGATGAAAATAGCTTCAATTTCTATGATGATGCACTCTGCAAGTTTGTGATAGAAGGTAGAGGTGGTAGAGAGAATGTATCAGAATTAGAAATGTTGGAATTAAGAATTATGTCAAAAACACCTGATAGCATTATAAACAAAATATCTAATGCCATAAACTCAAAGTTGCGAAAAGATATAGGATATGGTAGCCTAACTATAAAAGGTAACTATAAGGTGTTTTATAATAAGGCAGATTTAGGGAAAAAGAAATTTGTTTATGATATATATAATCCCTTATTGCCAATAATTGAGATAGAAAACAATGAGGATTAGTGAGATATTGATTATACCCAACATATAAATCCGAGGTGAAACATCAGTGCGACATTCACCACGGTCAGGGCGATAGCGATAAGGACTATTTTGGCGAGCTTCCTGCCGGGATGTTTCATCTTTCCGTAATATTCACGAAGTGCTTCACGCCGCCCGGCTGTGTAGCGGAGCTGACAGAACAAGTCGGGAAGAAAGCAAAGAATCATCACTATGGCAAAAGCAACAATCCAACTGAAATAGCGAAACATCAACGGTGTTCCAAGCGGTACGAGTATGGCAAAGAGCCAGCAAAAGAGCAACAGCATACGCCCGTTAAGGTTGGTATGCTCCCTTTCGTGCCATATCTCGGCTACATACCACATATAGTCGATGAAGCAGAACCGGTATTTGCGATTGTCCTTATCCATATCATTACAAAAATAATGTATTTTGCCCACTTAACCATTACTTCATGCCGAAAAACACCATACCCGATAAAAAGAACCTCGCCGGCTTGTTCTTGCCGACGGGGTATTTTTATCCTCACTTGTCCTTAATCAGATGCGACAGCTCCGGATCAGCCTTGATGCGCCCGATTTCGTCAGCGACAATCTGCCTGACCTCGCTCTTGATGCGGTAGTAGTTGGCGTCGATCTGCTGCTGCATGGTGTCGTTGCCATCCTTGTCGGTGAAGTCGATGATCTGCGGTATCTTCACGTAGCGGGCGGTCTCCCGCCTGACCTGCTCGTTATCCACTACAATCTCGGCATGGAAAATCTTCTGCTCGATGCGCTCGTCGAAATTGTCGGCTACCGCACCGACGAACATACCCTGCGTGAGGTTGGAAATCTTGCTCGCCGGGATAAGGCTGTCCATCTGGGTGTTGATGGAGACGGAGGTCTCGTTCCGGTTGATGGTCATGTTCTGCCGTTTCTGCAAGACCTTGCCGAAACGCTCGGACAGTGTCTTGGCGGTTTCGGCAACTACCTGACCTGCAAATACATTGCCGACGGTATTACAGATTACAGCGGACTCTTTGTCTCCGTAATCACGCTTCAACTGGCTAAAATCCTGAAAGCCGAGCATGACGGCTACCTTGTTGCTTCGGGCGGTGGCAATCAGGTTATCCAGCCCACGCATGTAGATGGTGGGCAGCTCGTCGATAATCACGGCGGATTTGAGCCGTTTCTTCTTGTTGATGAGCTTCACGATGCGGGAGTTGTACAGTCCCAACGCCGCCCCGTAAATGCCCTGCCTGTCGGGATTGTTACCGACTACCAGCACTTTCGGCTCTTCGGGATTGTTGATGTCGAGGGTGAAATCGTCCGCCGTCATCACCCAATAGAGAGCCGGGGAAATCATGCGGGAAAGCGGTATCTTGGCACTGGCAATCTGCCCCTGCAACTGCTCCACCGCCGAGGATTCCCATGCGTCCATAAAGGGAGAAAGGTAGTTCTCCAGCTCCGGATACGAGGTGAGGATAGGGAAAATGTCGGCGTACTTGCGGTTCAGGAACTCGATGGCATGGGGAAAGGTGCAATACTTGCCGTTCTTGTAGATTTTGAGATACCATATAATACTGGCTAACAGAATGATAGGCGATTCCACGAAGAAGTCGCCCTGCTTGGAAATCCACGTGCGGTTCAAATTTAACATAATCGTGTAGGCACTCTCGTAGGCATCGGATATGTCGGTCATGAAGTCCGGGTGGATGGGGTTGCAGCGGTGGCTCTCCCTCGGGTTGTCGAAGTTTATCACGTAGAACTTGGGCTTGACCTTGTAGCCGTCCAAATGGGCGAGCAAGTGGTTGTAGGCTATCTCGGAGAGGTCGGGGTACTTGAAATCATACAGGAAAAGCGAATAGCCCTTCTCGATGGTCTGTTTTATGTACTGGTTGATTATCGCATAGGACTTGCCCGAACCGGGCGTGCCCAAGACCATCGTCGCACGGAAGGGATTGACAAGGTTGATCCATCCGTCATACGCCCTGCCCCTGAACCAGAAGCGGGTGCGGAGGTTGACGGAATACTCGTTCTCCTTCAGCTCGGTCTCCTGCATGAAGGATTCGTTCTCGACGTTGAACACGTCTTCGAGCAGGTCGGTCTTCAGCAGGCGGGACATCCACAGCCCCGCCATGAGCAGGCAGATATACCCGGCGGTAAGGGTGGCGATATACAGCACGGTGTCCGCCGGAAACGGCAGAGGAAGGGTGAGCAACCACCCGTTGCCGAAAAAGAGCAGCAAGCCGGACACGCCGCAAAGGATGATCCTGCGCCACGTGATTTTCTGTTCCTTCACGCCCTTTGTGCCGAGGCAGCTAAGGGCGAGGAACAGCACGGCGAAGAGCTTCGTCCAGAGGATATTGGAGAACAGCCCGGCGGTACGCTGGAAGCCGAGCAATATCCTATCGACCACGCCGATGTCGATGCCCCACTCCCGGACGGACTGGTAACAGAACCAATAGATATTGATGACTACAAATAAAATGCTTATCGCACGCATGAACTCCATGACTTTGGCGAGTCCACGCAAATCGTCTTCATTTTGCATAATTCGTTGAAAATTAATGATAAAACTTCGTTTTATTATGTATATGTACTTTTTCTTTTGTCTTGACACAAAAGAAAAAGATACCAAAAAGAAAAAGTCAAGACTGCATTTTCGCAGCTACTCTCTTCCTGCGTTTCGCTAAAGAAAAAGAATTGCCTACGGCGAAAGTCCTACGTTCGGCATAGCCCAAACATGTTTGGCTCTGCTCTCACTTAAACGGACTTTTCGCTTCGCTCAAACAGCTTTTTCTTTTTAACGCTACACTCCGGTCGTTCGCTTTACGCTGCGAAAATGAGGTCGGTATGCCATGCGGATGGGCATTGTTACTGTTGCCTTCCATATTTGCGTTTTTTCTTCCTTTTTCGGAGCGGTACGGGCTGGTCGCCGGACGCTCCGCCGGGTACGGGGGCAAAGAGATTGAAGGCGGCCGCCACATTCTGGGTGGTGCCGTCCTTGTGGTCGGGACGGTAGCCGGTATCCTGTCCGTCCCATTGGGATATGTCCGTATGCTCCTGCTGCCGGGTGGGATGTTCCACTTCGGCGGAGGGTTGCGGCAGGTGAATGCCTTCCTGCCCGGCGAAAAGGTCGTTGAACACACCTGCGGAGAACTCCTTGCCCAGACGGGAGCCGTTGAAGACGGCTTTGGCGGCATGGTCGATGAAGGTCGCCCCATAGATGCGCCCGGTTTCATTCTGACGGAATACCACGCCGATACCCTGCCGCATGAGTTCCCGCTCGAACTGCGCCCGGTCATGCCCTGCGGTCTGCATGGCGGCGGCAACCTTTCCGGCGGTGGCGGCGGCGACCTCCTTGTGGGTCTTTTCCCATGCGGCAGCGTTGTGCATCCGCCTTTCGAGGGCTGCGACGCCCGTCTCCTTGCCGAACACGGAGGACTTGAAAGGCTTGCCGATCTTGTTGCCCTCCCTGTCGGTTGCCGAATAGGTCAAGCCGTGATACTCCCGTCCGCCGTATTCCCCCTTCACCTCGTCCACCGTGATGCCGTAAAGGGAAAGCACCGCCCTGTATTCGCCCAATGTACGGAAACGCCACTCCCGGGCTATCGGGCGGATGACTCCCGCCAACTGCCCCTTGAGGTTGCCGTCCCCGTAACCGACGGGCGACAAGGGCAGCCCCTCCTTCCACTGCTTGGGCGTAGCCAGAACAAGACCGAACTGCCGTTCCAGCTCCCGGCAAACCTTCATCGAACGTCCGTGCTCGTAGCTGTCGGAAATCGCCCGCCCGGTTTCGTCCACCCGGACGGAGACGATGTGCAGGTGCTCCCGCCCGATGTCGTTGTGGCGATAGACGATATAGGGCTGGTCGCCGAAGCCCATGCGCCGCATGTACTCCTCCGCCAAGCTGACAAACCGCTCCTCGCTCAAGCAATCCTTCGGGTCGGGATTGAGGGAGATGTGCAGGACGGGCTTCTCGGTCTTGCGGTTGGCTGTCAGGTAGTCGCCGAACGAGCGGGAAAGATGCCCTATCGTGTAGGGGTTATCGCCCTGCGGCTCGATAATCCGGCTGGTGAAAAGCACGTCGGCGTGCCGTTCGTCCACCTTCAACTGGTTGTAGGCAAGCACCCCGTACAGGCTGCTGCCGTGCGAAATCTTGGCTATCATCGGACGGGGTATTTGCTTTGGAACTCCTCCACCAGTGCGGAAATCCGCTTGCTGAGTTCCACCAGTTCGAGGGTGTGCCGCTCCAGCTTGTAGAGGAAAGCGAGGGCTTTCTTCTCCGAGAAATTGGATTTGAGCGCACGCACGCATTGGTTGTAGTTCGTGCCTATGGCACGGAACTGCGAGTGGAAAGTGGTCAGGCGCATGTAGAAATCCTGCGTCCCCTTATCCAGTTTAATGACCTTAATCTCCCTGCCAAAAAGTGCGGAAACGATAAACTCCGCCTTGGTCGCCTTGCCCGACTCGTCGAAAAGCGCGAGGAAACGGGCGTTGTCCCCGTCGTCCAGACGGAACACGTAGCGGTGGCGCATCTTGTCGGGCTTGGGCTTTCGCCCGTGGTTGCCCGCATACTTCTTCTGGTTGTCCATCATCCTGTAAAATTTTAAGTGAAACATGGTCTGAAAACGCCGTATGCCTACGGCTCTCCCCCGTGAGCAGCCCCCGACTCCGGAGGGGGATGCCACATCGAGGGGGCAAGGTGGTGGTGAGGCACGAAATTCATTTCGAGTGCCGCAGCACACAACTTGCCATTTTCGTTTGAAAATAAAATCCGTCCTGCCGGACAGATTGGGGATGCCCTTGCCTGCTGCGGAGTGCCGGGGCACTCCCTCGGGCGGTTGCCGCTCTTTTCCATTCTTACTCCATTTTGGTTTCCGCCTGCAAAGTAACAGTCCTTTTCCCGTCCGGACACCATACCCGGATGCGACAAACCTACGGGTGGAAAGACAATGCACGACACGCTGATAATCAAACGGATAAACTACCGGTATTTTGATATTCCTTTGCGCCGTGGAAGCGGTGAAACGACTGTCCGGATAGACAAGGAAACAGCCGGATAGCCGACCGGACGGACAGCCGAACGGCTGATTGTCTTGCCGGACAAACGGACGGACAACCGGATAACCAGCCGGATGATCGGCTAAACAGCCAAACGGCTAAATGACTAAACGGCTAAACGGTCAAACGGCTGAACAGCCGGACAAGCGGACAGCCGGATGATTGGATGGATGCCGGGCTGAATGTATGACCGGATGCCTGAACGAATGAACGGACGAATGAACGGCAGAGTGGCTGAAAAGCTGACCGATTGAGTGAACAGAGAAGCGGCTGCACGGGCAGCCGGATGAATAACCAACAGAATGACGATATGGACAGACAGACATTGAACGTGGCTTTCGCCACACAGAAAGGCGGCAGCGGCAAGACGGCTATCACGGTGCTGGTGGCGGGCTACCTGCACTACCGCTTGGGGTGTCCGTTAGCGGTGATCGACTGCGACTTCCCGCAGTACAGCCTGTACGAGATGCGGGAGCGGGACAGCCGGGCGGTACTGGAGAACGAACACCTGAAACGGGCGGCTTACGAACAGATGCGGCAGCCGGGGCGTGCCGCCTATCCGGTGCGCAAGTGCCGGGTGGAACAAGCCCCCGACACGGCAAGGGAGCTGGCGGCGGAAGGCTGCTACGACCTGCTCTTCTTCGACCTGCCGGGCACGGTGAACTCGGCGGGCATCCTGCGCACGATCGCACAGATGGACTACATCTTCGCCCCGGTGAGTGCGGACAAGGCGGTGCTGGAAAGCACGCTCTCCTTCCTCGACGTGCTGCAACGGATGATGCTGGGCAAGGAGACGAGCCGCCTGAAGGGGCTTTACCTTTTCTGGAACCAAGTCGACAAGCGGGAAACGAGCGGGCTGTACGAGAAGTACGGGCAGGTGGTCGCCGACATGGGGCTGCCGATGCTGCAAACCCGCATCCCCGACACGAAACGCTTCCGCAAGGAGGCGGACGGCACGGGACGGACGGTGTTCCGCTCCACGCTGCTGGCTCCCGACAGGCGGATGTTGGCAGGCAGCGGCATC containing:
- the mobB gene encoding conjugal transfer protein MobB; the encoded protein is MIAKISHGSSLYGVLAYNQLKVDERHADVLFTSRIIEPQGDNPYTIGHLSRSFGDYLTANRKTEKPVLHISLNPDPKDCLSEERFVSLAEEYMRRMGFGDQPYIVYRHNDIGREHLHIVSVRVDETGRAISDSYEHGRSMKVCRELERQFGLVLATPKQWKEGLPLSPVGYGDGNLKGQLAGVIRPIAREWRFRTLGEYRAVLSLYGITVDEVKGEYGGREYHGLTYSATDREGNKIGKPFKSSVFGKETGVAALERRMHNAAAWEKTHKEVAAATAGKVAAAMQTAGHDRAQFERELMRQGIGVVFRQNETGRIYGATFIDHAAKAVFNGSRLGKEFSAGVFNDLFAGQEGIHLPQPSAEVEHPTRQQEHTDISQWDGQDTGYRPDHKDGTTQNVAAAFNLFAPVPGGASGDQPVPLRKRKKKRKYGRQQ
- the mobA gene encoding conjugal transfer protein MobA, translating into MDNQKKYAGNHGRKPKPDKMRHRYVFRLDDGDNARFLALFDESGKATKAEFIVSALFGREIKVIKLDKGTQDFYMRLTTFHSQFRAIGTNYNQCVRALKSNFSEKKALAFLYKLERHTLELVELSKRISALVEEFQSKYPVR
- a CDS encoding ParA family protein, whose amino-acid sequence is MDRQTLNVAFATQKGGSGKTAITVLVAGYLHYRLGCPLAVIDCDFPQYSLYEMRERDSRAVLENEHLKRAAYEQMRQPGRAAYPVRKCRVEQAPDTARELAAEGCYDLLFFDLPGTVNSAGILRTIAQMDYIFAPVSADKAVLESTLSFLDVLQRMMLGKETSRLKGLYLFWNQVDKRETSGLYEKYGQVVADMGLPMLQTRIPDTKRFRKEADGTGRTVFRSTLLAPDRRMLAGSGIPELTREIATILKLEGYEETAE